In the Populus trichocarpa isolate Nisqually-1 chromosome 8, P.trichocarpa_v4.1, whole genome shotgun sequence genome, tcaaaacgatctaaaaatataaaaaaataaacaaaaattattttaaattttcataaattactatttaaaacacataaaaattaaatggagttgttgttgttgttgttaatacCAATAAGGTAACAATCACTTAGTATCTATCTCatagtgttttttattgaaacgggcagtattttattttattttttttattttttaatattaacttggttgggtttatttaaattcatcaaattattaaaaatctagttgagttaattagattttatcatatttgattggattaaattttttaaatcaaccaaATGGGTTTAACACTATTATTTAGGATATGATATATGGACTCTCAAAAAATTTGGTATAATAATGATGTTTGAGAGtgagtttcaatttattttttgttaaaatttaaatgttttttgttttaaattattttttaatgtttttaattagttttgatatgttgatattaaaaataaattttaaaaaataaaaaatattattttaatatttttccaaataaaaaatactttaaaaaataattatttttgaactcctACTCACCCTGCATATTGTGTTCAAtctctttttaaaatgattcttaaactgcttttgtttttaagaattaaaattgattttttttaaaaaatatttcttaataattttaatatattaatataaaatatttaaaaaatattattataatacataGCCCAGCTGGACACTGAAATGATTGGTGAAAATTGATGACCATCCACGTGGCGAAAGGACAAAATTTAGtgcagaaaaataaattcacggAGAACGGAAAAACAAATGACCGGAGCTGTAATGGTTTTGATTTTCAAGGTTTCTTCCAATTCTCTATAGGTCATCAAAATTGAAGTTGGAGGCCATCAACTACCATGGCTTTGCTTACTAATACCTCAGCTAATATCTACTCTGTAACCAACCACGTATCATGGTCAAATTCTACCTTCATGGGTTagtctttcttctctctctctttcatggATTCCATAATATAGTCATTGACACTGAGAGCTTAGTAAAGCTGTGCTTGCTTTTCTCTTAAACATAACTATAACTAGGTGGGAAGTTCACTGCCCTCTATCTAATTGATTCTTGTCAGTTCTTGCAGTTACCTGCCAAATCACCTAGCGTAAGATACTCACTTTTCACCTTTCTTTTTAGCAAAATTTGAAAGGAATTGTTATGCGGGTTATCTTATCTTTTTGAGactgaaaataatttatttatttatttttcagggCGATAAGTTTCGCACAAGGACTTTTGCGAGACGGAAATCAGTGAAAAAATGGACAAGGGATGAGCGGTCACAAAATGGTATAGCTCTGGAAAGTACTGAGAAGGGTTTAGAAGAAGAGAGAGTAGTGTTATCAGATAAGTCTTCTTTAGAGGATAATTCTGTGGAGCCTGTGCAAAGTACACTCAACAATATCGCTTCAAGAAGTGATGTGCTTCAGGCATGCACTGTCACTTCTGGGTTGATAGCTGCTTTGGGTATATTAATTCGACAGGCAAGGCTTTACTTTACTTTCTTGCATACTTGCTCAGGAACATCTGGATGAAATCTTATCAGAGTTATTCTCTTTTGTTGATCTTGTCTCTTGTTGTTTAGAAAATAATGGATTCGATTTTCCCATCTTTCCTTGTCTATGATACACAATGCTTAGTGTTTCTGATCAAGTGATTAAAGTTGTAGAGCTTAGATTGATATCATTAACATCCATATGCACAATTTTTATTGCTTGACATCATGAATAATCTGCACATTATTTGGTGATCCCTGATTTTAATTTCCAGGTGTCTCATGTCGCATCAATGGAAGGACTGCCAATCCTCGACTGCTCTACAGAAGTCTcatgtataaattttcatgttttgccTCTTTGATTTTCCAGTTGGTTGTTCATcaaattgttttcattatttcaaCCTTGTTTCTTGTGCAAATAGAAATAAAGTGAACATTTAGTATTTGGCTGGACACtagaaatatgataaaataaaaagttgatttgCCCTGCATTATCATCCACATTTGTTGGATATGCCGGTTggattttatgattaaattaaggACTTCTCGATGAGAACTATCTGCATCTAGATTTACATTAAAACGCTGGAATGATCCCACTTATTCCTGCAACATGGACCAGGAACCAGGAAGACAACCCATTACCACATGGCATGGACCAAGATGGGAGTCCTCTCTGTCTCTCTGAGGGACACTGGACCTGAACTCAATGTTCATAGTACTCTCTTCTTTTATTGGTCTAGGTGTAAATGGCTATGCTAGATGTCTGAGTCACATTTTCATCCATGTAGATGGAGCTATGACAAAGAATGCAGCCCAAGCAACAATTTATCAGTCAAAGAAGATGAATACAACTCATCATAGTTAGGTTAAAGCTTCATTGAGTGGTGTGTAGTTTTTGACGAGATTGAAGATTCTTGCCCAAATTTAAATGTCTTCTCATGGCCATGTTCAAGGAAAACGTTTATCATCATAATTTGAATCCTATAGAACTTATGATCAATCTTCactggtgtttttgttttttccctgaTAGTATcgtaatccaaaaataattcaCTCTGAATCTGGTAAATGTCCCTATCCAAATACATGCAAAATGACTGGTAGTTGATGATGGATAATTTCAATCTGATGTGCTATCCAGATGTCTTTCGTTTTTATTCTCTGCCTGCTTCTTTTTGAACCATACTTAAAGAGTTTCTCATCTTTACTTTCTCTTTACAGTTGGTATTGAGATGTGGCATCTTGAGTTGATTACAGGATTGGTCATACTGATTTCATCATGCAGATACTTGCTACTGAAGACATGGCCAGATTTTGCTGAATCAACAGAAGCAGCCAATCAGCAGGTACTCTACTCAATTTTCTGATTCAATctctaatttattcaattatcatCTCTATCACTATCTACAGAAAGTCATCTAGTTAGAATTAAATGTGGAATGATTGGGAGTTTACATAAGTTCTATCTTTCAATATtctcttcttatttatttttttatggttcagCTACTGAGTTGGACCTTCTTAGTTTTTCCAACTACCTCTAAATGCTAGCAATTTTTGTCGCTGAAAGCCCTCACCAGTCTTTACTTCTTTATTTTCCATGCAGGTCCTTACATCATTACAACCTTTGGATTACTTAGTTGTTTCATTCTTGCCGGGAGTTACTGAGGTAAGTGAATGTATAATCTCAGGTCTCTAAAACATGCATGTATGGAAAATAAAGGCGTATAATCTCTTTCTCAGTAAAACCaactgataaattttttatgtgaattcaTGGATTGCCTAGGAACTTCTTTTCCGAGGTGCGCTGCTACCGCTCTTTGGAATGGATTGGAAGAGTGTCCTTCTAGCTGCTACCATATTTGGTGTTCTACATTTGGGAAACGGTCGAAAGTACTCCTTTGCTATCTGGTATTCACTTCTACAGTTTGTTAACTGGAATTTCTTTCGGTGGGCATATACATGTCTATCCTGTCCATGCTACATTTATTATGCGCTTTGACCTTCTCAAGCTCTTCTTCCTTTCATTCTGTTGCTAAATGGAATGTTTTAGCTTCCATTTCTCATTTAGATCAATAATGAATCAGTAATCACTTTTTATGCCCCAATATTCCATTAGGTACACATCAACTTCTCAATGTCTATGAATACTATATTTGAAGAATACTCCTGAATCTCTGTTTTCTATTTCCATgttcttcatttatttacagCTGGTTTATCCGAACGACAGTTACCTTTAcataaaatcatagttttattGTTTAACTTCTTTCAGGGCAACCTTTGTTGGATTTGTCTATGGCTATGCTACCATTGTATCCTCAAGCTTGGTCGTACCAATGGCTTCTCATGCACTGAACAATCTAGCCGGTGGGCTCCTGTGGCGACACACATCAAAGCCAGCAAAATAGAAATCagatgatcatttttttattacctgTTTTACAACATGAACACTACCTAATTTGACCAGTGAAAAACACGACTGCAGAGGGATCCATGTACAGGTATACGCTATATCCTAGCCTAATATGGCTTCAGTATGCTGCGTAGTTCTTTTGCCGAGTACATACATGTGCAGCCATCTTAATGTGAATGAGTTGTAGAGTGTGAACAATGTCTCTGTTTATCCAACGTGATTATCTCTCCAAAGAGGCATAGTTAtccttttcttcctttccaGTTTGAGATCTTGAATACAAAACTCCAGTCTCTCAAGTCCAAGCTATAAGCACATCATCAAGATATGGTATGGTTGCACAGCAATGAGAATCCCAAAGTCAGGAGATAGAAAGACGCAAAACAGCAAGAGTTTCAAGTTTCCCAAGATCAGAGTAGAGTAAATCCAGAACGATATCGTTctggatttgttttaaaaaaacctcaaacGACATCATCGTTTATCGTTTTCCCTAGAATAAATGAGAAAAGAGAGACACCTCTTTTATGGCTGccattcctttttcttcctcctctctCTCCACCAACGAATCACAATGGCTGCCACCGATCTCTAACCCACAAAACCGACCACCTCCAAAGCGCTGCCATTTCCTCTCCCTTTTCCCGCCTTCCCTTTTTCTTGCCATTATCAAATTatccaatagaaaaaaaacaccaacagCATGGCACCAATTTGTAGCCACacgatgacgatgacgatgacgatgcTTTTACTAGGGAAGCGTCCATGATAGGTCCGATGATGAAATAAATCGACAAAGCTTTCATTGTCAGACACAAGTGCAATTCATTTTTCCATGAATTTCAGTAACAATAGCAGCGATCGGAGCTGACAGATACATCTTCAAACAAAAAGCTACTGTTGAGAATTGAGATTATCGGATATGTATTTTGACTAGTCTAGGAGTACTAGTCTAGGAGTTCCTTTTGGTTTAGTTTtcgagtaattaatttttaaagtatttttttatttaaaaataaattaataaatttactttatattttttttaaccaaatatatttttttttctttttatatttatactttCTATAATGagaaactataaaaataagatttatgaACAATGAACAACGAACAACGTACcattcattaaataaacaagaactaagtaaagataaatttaaaaataaatagaagattgagtacaaataaaaatgagaatgcaaattaatacaaaattaagagaaaaggaACTATGAAagcttcaaagttcaaaccaaGACGTGAGAAATGGAGAATTTTTGtagtataattaatttaaaaaaaggtcAAACTAGAACAGCGGCCTTTTGAAAGTTTTAAGGTCGACGAGTCAAAAACAGGAGAGCAAGTAAAAAGGTTTACTCCTAAAATCCCAAGAAAGATTGAGATTTGTCTGTCTGTGTAATTGAATctggaaaaacaaaagcaaatgaTGAAAGAAGAAGTTAATGGGAGTCGAAGCTGTGCTGTGCAAGGAGGTTGCCCCTCCGATTACATAGCTATTTCCATAGCCATCCTCGCCTTCTTCTTGTTAGTACCCATTACaccttctccttctttctttctttctttctttctttatattctctatatattaattgattCTTCCTtctgttttcattattatttgatatggtTTTGCACGgtataattttgttatcattGTACTCCAAATTATTTACAAAAGTTGATAATTTTGTCTCTTGTCTGTTTTTTTGAATATGGGGTTTCTTTTTTGTGATTCTCACCTGTTTGATGCTTTGCCTCAATGAAATAGAGTTTGATAACAGGAAGGATGCCAGGATTTTACCCTATCTCCCCAGTTGCCACTTTGAATCAATTAGAGATTACATAGAGTATTATTACTGATTGGTAATTAGTGAATCAATACGATTAATGAGGGAGTACTTCATCACTAACAGTATGGTTTCTACCGGGTGATTAGAGATATGATCAACCGTGCCAGATTAACGTCAAGAATGTTGTGGGTCATGATAATGGTTTTGTTTCCTTTACtgagtgttttttttccccttcataaTTATTTCCAGGCTTCTTTCAAGGTTACTTTTTCCCTTTTTGATCCACAAGATCCCTCGTACTAATGGCAGTGGCTTCTGGATTCCAGTTATTCAAGTGTTTGGCAGCTTTAACCTTTTGTTATCAATTGTGGTAGGCTACAGATTTTCAtatgtttcttttatgttttcagcGCTTTCATTCAGTGAAGTCTGTTTTATGGGCATTTTAGCATTGCAACCCATATTAAgctgtttttctccttttacgCAGATGTCTATCAATTTCCTGAAATTTGAAAAGAGTCACTGGTGGCAGTCTTGCTATGTTTGGGCAGGTTGCCCCCTTCTTATGATTCTATTAACAACAGTCATGCTGTTTCCTCACTTTGTCATTCACATCTGCTTTTTTGAGTGAATGCATATTTCTTAATACAAACAAGATTCTCTGAAATATCTTCTGCTTTCAGTTTGGATTGAAGGTCCTCTTGGATTTGGTTTGCTACTGAGTTGCCGAATAGCCCAAGCTTTCCAACTGCATCATATATTTGTCAAGTAAGTCCAAAGCGCAAATGTACTAATTGAAATTGGAGCGGTGGACTTTGTGAACC is a window encoding:
- the LOC7494799 gene encoding uncharacterized protein LOC7494799, with the translated sequence MALLTNTSANIYSVTNHVSWSNSTFMGGKFTALYLIDSCQFLQLPAKSPSGDKFRTRTFARRKSVKKWTRDERSQNGIALESTEKGLEEERVVLSDKSSLEDNSVEPVQSTLNNIASRSDVLQACTVTSGLIAALGILIRQVSHVASMEGLPILDCSTEVSFGIEMWHLELITGLVILISSCRYLLLKTWPDFAESTEAANQQVLTSLQPLDYLVVSFLPGVTEELLFRGALLPLFGMDWKSVLLAATIFGVLHLGNGRKYSFAIWATFVGFVYGYATIVSSSLVVPMASHALNNLAGGLLWRHTSKPAK